A genomic stretch from Thermovibrio guaymasensis includes:
- a CDS encoding nucleotidyltransferase family protein: MGTTGKQSYKTAKSLSEIVNLLLKHKEKLRKEYGVKHLKIFGSYARNEQKEDSDLDILVSLSGKIDLLGFVDLKFYLEEITGLPVDLVSDKGMSPFLKPYIEKHIVEVF, encoded by the coding sequence ATGGGAACCACTGGAAAACAATCCTATAAAACTGCTAAAAGTCTATCGGAGATAGTAAACCTCCTTCTAAAGCATAAAGAGAAACTTCGTAAGGAGTACGGCGTCAAGCATCTAAAAATTTTTGGCTCTTACGCCCGAAATGAACAGAAGGAAGACAGCGACCTGGACATCCTTGTTTCATTAAGCGGAAAAATTGACCTACTGGGATTTGTAGACCTGAAATTCTACCTTGAGGAAATTACAGGACTGCCTGTTGACCTCGTATCAGATAAAGGAATGAGTCCTTTCTTAAAACCGTATATAGAGAAACACAT
- a CDS encoding nucleotidyltransferase family protein — translation MPRLEKREEILEKLGELKPLLKQEYGVVKLGLFGSVAWGDNTEDSDVDILIEVQRPKFTLFDFVGLKQFLEEKLNCKVDLVMERAIKPRLRKSIFSEVIYV, via the coding sequence ATGCCCCGCTTAGAAAAAAGGGAAGAAATCCTTGAAAAACTAGGAGAGTTAAAACCTCTACTAAAGCAGGAGTACGGAGTAGTTAAGCTCGGACTCTTTGGCTCCGTTGCCTGGGGAGACAACACAGAAGACAGTGACGTTGATATCCTGATAGAGGTCCAAAGGCCTAAGTTCACTCTGTTTGACTTCGTAGGACTTAAACAGTTTCTTGAGGAAAAGTTAAACTGCAAAGTAGACCTTGTAATGGAAAGAGCTATTAAACCAAGACTAAGAAAGAGTATTTTTTCTGAGGTTATTTATGTTTAA